In one Arenibacter antarcticus genomic region, the following are encoded:
- a CDS encoding phage integrase SAM-like domain-containing protein, with the protein MATITITFDKRASNTTKGNKFMLVLRISHNRKTRYIPFNLHLKENQYDVRTGKIIGILNSVRHTKRTQKIFSDVDLWIDDNEGKIKNWEMDRLKSEIEQRFFNIAPSRTILNHGGKYLSRLRLEQRFSTASSYEDALKSLIKYRRHLKGIADTKIKTLYEIRGDKMLPLDEFKDLDMEISSIDYGFSRDFKAYLSNRYASKNTPAIFLRSLQAIMNDAGKTFEDLRNHKPLSNIKKKSHANAPAPLDMEDIHKIRMLELEPNTPIWDNRNYLLFMFNNMGMNFFDMAILKRFQFEDNRIKYFRKKTHYEGDYFSVLQSDESLKIIKHYLNGQTDNEYLFPIIPENTSLERLHKVNKGKVKIFNEYGARIAALAGIERRITTYTLRDTWTNIGLDMGIDIRKISSGLGHSSVQVTEKHYGKSVTTKILDEINAKITKVQGS; encoded by the coding sequence ATGGCAACAATTACCATTACCTTCGATAAAAGGGCATCTAACACAACTAAAGGTAATAAATTCATGTTGGTTTTACGTATTAGTCATAACCGAAAAACACGCTATATTCCATTCAATTTACACTTAAAAGAAAACCAATACGATGTTAGAACTGGAAAAATCATCGGGATTTTAAACTCTGTTAGGCACACCAAACGAACTCAAAAGATCTTTTCCGATGTAGATTTATGGATTGATGACAACGAAGGTAAAATCAAGAATTGGGAAATGGATCGCTTAAAATCTGAGATCGAACAACGTTTTTTTAATATTGCCCCATCTAGAACTATTCTAAACCATGGAGGAAAATATCTTTCTCGCTTGCGTTTGGAACAACGATTTTCCACAGCTAGTTCTTACGAGGATGCTTTAAAGTCCTTGATTAAATATAGAAGACATTTAAAAGGAATTGCAGACACTAAGATAAAAACTCTTTATGAAATCAGAGGGGACAAAATGCTACCCCTTGATGAATTCAAGGATTTGGATATGGAAATCAGTTCCATTGACTATGGTTTTTCAAGAGATTTTAAAGCCTATTTAAGTAATCGCTATGCTTCAAAAAATACACCAGCAATTTTCCTGAGAAGCCTACAAGCTATTATGAACGATGCGGGAAAAACCTTTGAGGATTTAAGAAATCATAAGCCTTTATCAAATATCAAAAAGAAAAGCCATGCGAATGCCCCAGCTCCACTTGATATGGAAGATATTCATAAAATCCGAATGTTGGAATTAGAGCCAAATACACCGATTTGGGACAATCGGAATTACCTACTGTTCATGTTCAATAATATGGGTATGAATTTTTTTGATATGGCAATATTGAAACGTTTTCAGTTTGAGGACAATCGAATAAAGTATTTCCGCAAAAAAACCCATTATGAAGGTGATTATTTTAGCGTACTGCAAAGCGATGAATCATTAAAAATCATAAAACATTATTTAAACGGTCAAACAGATAACGAGTACCTATTTCCCATCATTCCTGAAAATACTTCACTAGAACGCTTGCATAAAGTAAACAAGGGGAAAGTGAAAATTTTTAATGAATATGGAGCAAGGATCGCGGCTTTAGCGGGGATTGAGAGAAGAATTACTACTTACACCCTTCGGGACACGTGGACTAATATTGGTCTTGACATGGGAATAGACATCCGTAAAATATCGTCTGGACTTGGTCATTCGAGTGTTCAAGTGACCGAAAAACACTATGGCAAAAGCGTTACCACAAAAATACTCGATGAAATTAATGCCAAGATTACAAAAGTGCAAGGTTCGTAA
- a CDS encoding IS110 family transposase produces the protein MNTQITATPKLFIGIDIHKRSWKVHCATDLSSGKTFSMQPHAELLLEYVTKHYPAYEVSTAYEAGCCGYHAHRCFVSYGWRSLVVNPADIFRKGKERHTKTDRIDAQLIARELKDDRLSSICVPDKCREQLRSLFRRRNDLVKDMRQIKSYIKMQLLYYGISIPQDLDNDHWSHKFRVWVDSLDFEYDTGNEVLRSRMRSFRFIDQEFRDVSTLLRRYTKIHFKKDYMLLRSIPGIGPIVASGILSELGDLRRFKNIKHLAGYVGLAPGIYQSGDTVRHTGVSMRAHRLIRSYFIEASWQAIRTDPVMQGYYRKHHGKNVKSVIVKVARKLLSRTLAVIKTETPYVIGVLE, from the coding sequence ATGAACACTCAAATTACTGCTACACCTAAGTTATTCATTGGTATCGACATACACAAGCGTAGTTGGAAAGTACATTGTGCGACTGATCTTTCATCCGGCAAGACTTTTAGCATGCAGCCTCATGCGGAATTGCTTTTGGAATATGTAACCAAACATTATCCAGCTTATGAAGTGTCTACCGCCTATGAGGCAGGCTGCTGCGGGTACCACGCACATCGTTGCTTTGTAAGTTACGGTTGGCGCTCATTGGTAGTCAATCCAGCCGATATTTTCAGAAAGGGCAAGGAGCGTCACACTAAGACAGACCGAATAGACGCGCAGCTTATAGCGCGTGAATTAAAAGATGACAGACTGAGTAGTATATGTGTTCCAGATAAATGTAGAGAGCAATTACGTAGTTTGTTTCGTCGTAGGAATGATTTGGTAAAGGATATGCGTCAGATCAAGAGCTATATCAAAATGCAGTTGTTGTATTATGGTATTAGCATACCACAGGATCTTGATAACGACCATTGGAGCCATAAGTTTAGGGTTTGGGTTGATAGTCTGGATTTTGAGTATGATACTGGCAATGAAGTTTTGCGAAGCCGTATGCGCAGCTTTCGGTTTATTGATCAGGAGTTTCGTGATGTTTCTACATTATTGCGTCGATATACTAAAATACATTTCAAGAAAGATTATATGCTTTTACGAAGTATTCCTGGGATAGGTCCAATAGTTGCCAGTGGTATTTTGAGTGAATTGGGAGACTTACGCCGTTTTAAGAATATTAAACATTTGGCCGGATATGTAGGTCTGGCGCCGGGCATTTACCAAAGTGGTGATACCGTCCGCCATACCGGTGTGAGTATGCGTGCTCACCGCTTAATACGAAGTTATTTCATAGAAGCTTCTTGGCAGGCTATTCGAACAGATCCCGTGATGCAGGGCTATTACCGCAAGCATCATGGAAAAAATGTGAAGAGTGTCATTGTAAAGGTAGCTAGGAAACTATTAAGTAGAACATTAGCTGTAATAAAGACGGAGACCCCTTATGTGATAGGGGTATTGGAATAA
- a CDS encoding YceI family protein, giving the protein MKGFYFIIINLLLLNCLTAQGKYLTKEGYVSFFSHSIVEDIKADNNQVLSIVDTDTGEIAIQLLMRSFMFKKALMQEHFNENYVESYKYPKATFSGKINNIADVNDLNMEAEIVGKLSLHGRDKEISTKVNIRMVKDELILSGEFTVEVADFDIKIPAIVENNIAKTIKVSFELHHKPYK; this is encoded by the coding sequence ATGAAAGGATTTTATTTTATAATTATTAATTTATTGTTGCTAAATTGTCTCACAGCACAAGGCAAATATCTTACGAAGGAAGGCTACGTATCGTTTTTTTCCCATTCCATTGTGGAGGATATAAAAGCGGATAACAATCAGGTGTTAAGTATAGTGGATACCGATACCGGTGAAATCGCGATTCAGCTCCTCATGCGTTCCTTTATGTTTAAAAAGGCACTGATGCAGGAACATTTTAATGAAAATTATGTAGAATCCTACAAATATCCTAAGGCCACATTCTCAGGTAAAATTAATAATATAGCCGATGTGAACGACCTAAATATGGAAGCCGAAATAGTTGGTAAGCTCAGTTTGCACGGGAGGGATAAGGAAATTAGCACTAAGGTAAATATTCGAATGGTTAAGGATGAACTTATATTGAGTGGGGAATTCACCGTGGAGGTGGCCGATTTTGATATTAAAATTCCAGCAATTGTAGAGAATAACATCGCTAAAACTATCAAGGTAAGTTTTGAACTGCATCATAAACCATATAAGTAA
- a CDS encoding helix-turn-helix domain-containing protein encodes MDTKSWKEIKDTVYGKKGTERRDGLERDFESFKIGLLLRNAREEKNLTQEQLGELVDKKRTYISRVENNGSNLTLKTLYEIVEKGLGGKVTISIEV; translated from the coding sequence ATGGACACCAAGAGTTGGAAAGAAATCAAGGACACCGTTTATGGAAAAAAAGGAACGGAACGTAGAGACGGATTGGAAAGAGATTTTGAGTCTTTTAAAATCGGTTTGCTTTTGAGAAATGCACGGGAAGAAAAAAACCTTACGCAGGAACAACTGGGCGAATTAGTAGACAAAAAACGGACTTATATTTCACGAGTAGAAAACAATGGCAGCAATCTGACCTTGAAAACGCTTTACGAAATTGTGGAAAAAGGTCTTGGCGGAAAAGTTACGATTTCAATCGAAGTGTAA
- a CDS encoding type II toxin-antitoxin system RelE/ParE family toxin, with the protein MEKVREVIQYKGYFEEFLLKQPKKVQDKIFKVIEIIETYERVPSTYLKALVGTKGLYEARIKLGSDIWRVFCFFDKGKLVILLNGFTKKSQKTPKKEIDKAVGLMNSYYEDKNK; encoded by the coding sequence ATGGAAAAAGTAAGGGAAGTTATCCAGTATAAAGGGTATTTCGAAGAATTCTTGCTCAAACAACCGAAAAAGGTTCAGGACAAGATATTTAAAGTAATCGAAATAATCGAGACTTATGAAAGAGTTCCCTCCACTTATCTGAAAGCACTTGTCGGAACTAAAGGACTCTACGAAGCCCGAATAAAATTAGGCTCGGACATTTGGAGAGTCTTCTGTTTTTTCGACAAAGGAAAATTGGTAATACTCTTGAACGGATTTACCAAAAAATCGCAGAAAACACCAAAAAAAGAAATCGACAAAGCGGTCGGACTAATGAATTCATACTATGAAGACAAAAACAAATAA
- a CDS encoding OB-fold putative lipoprotein: protein MLGRKVYLILSFIFIGIIAIALSFYLYNKPHVNIQKTDADYHLSAQQLIRDYEDFEIESNKKYSERLIEVEGQIHEVSTLRGNMVIALKPANSPSSVICHMLPEESEKVLMLKKGQIIKIKGKCTGYLLDVIMVRCILVQ from the coding sequence ATGCTGGGTAGAAAAGTGTATTTAATTTTGAGTTTTATATTTATTGGCATTATAGCTATTGCTCTTTCGTTCTATCTCTATAATAAACCCCATGTCAACATTCAGAAAACGGATGCGGATTACCATTTAAGCGCCCAACAGCTTATTAGGGATTATGAGGATTTTGAAATAGAGTCCAACAAAAAATACTCGGAACGCTTAATTGAAGTTGAAGGGCAAATACATGAGGTGTCTACTTTAAGGGGAAATATGGTTATTGCCTTAAAACCTGCCAATTCTCCATCTAGTGTTATATGTCATATGTTGCCGGAAGAAAGTGAAAAAGTATTAATGCTAAAAAAGGGACAAATAATAAAAATAAAAGGAAAGTGTACCGGATATTTATTAGATGTTATAATGGTAAGATGTATTTTAGTTCAATAA
- a CDS encoding cytochrome c, whose translation MKHVTLIGVIIMAMSVLGSCEYNYEEETLEMGNTECELAVSYASTIRPLIDNNCMPCHNGDGKEPFAPDLRTYNSVMGIAGLIKEVTQSRRMPKEGSLSNEEINAIKCWVDQGALNN comes from the coding sequence ATGAAACATGTAACTTTAATAGGCGTTATTATAATGGCTATGTCCGTTTTGGGTTCTTGTGAATACAATTATGAAGAAGAAACATTGGAAATGGGAAACACTGAATGTGAGTTAGCAGTTTCATATGCAAGTACTATAAGGCCCTTGATCGATAATAACTGTATGCCCTGTCACAACGGGGACGGTAAGGAACCCTTTGCGCCAGATTTAAGAACCTATAATTCGGTTATGGGTATTGCGGGATTGATCAAGGAAGTTACCCAAAGCAGACGGATGCCAAAAGAGGGGAGCCTTTCCAATGAGGAGATTAACGCCATTAAATGTTGGGTAGATCAAGGCGCTTTAAACAATTAA
- the xerA gene encoding site-specific tyrosine recombinase/integron integrase, which produces MYKGRSITLKHLLIDGSKCIGLQFSTDRVIEALADNLPNLRWSDTFGMYFIPHNKNNLSLIFNTFRGEAWINGNFFFAERTLTSDNADIDVEWFRKRKLKDGHRPCPEEYLLKLELKRYSNNTVKAYVQCFEAFINYYANFDPIDINENEIRMYLQKLIQEGKSSSYVNQAINSIKFFYEMVHGMPNRFYTIERPRKETKLPKVLSKQEVMEIIGNTNNLKHKCIVALLYSSGLRRNELLNLKVTDVDSKRMMVCVRHAKGNKDRFTVLSKGLLKDLKIYYREYRPKEFLFEGAKGGRYSATSVLNIIDSAAKRARIHRKVSPHMLRHSFATHLLENGTDIRHIQLLLGHNSTKTTEIYTHVANRSFMNIKDLLT; this is translated from the coding sequence ATGTACAAGGGAAGGAGCATCACATTGAAGCATCTTTTAATCGATGGAAGCAAATGTATCGGCCTCCAGTTCTCGACGGATCGGGTAATCGAGGCATTGGCAGATAACTTACCTAATTTGAGATGGAGCGACACATTTGGCATGTACTTTATACCCCATAACAAGAACAACCTATCCTTGATTTTTAATACGTTCAGGGGAGAAGCTTGGATCAACGGCAATTTCTTCTTTGCGGAGCGTACCCTAACCAGCGATAATGCCGATATTGATGTTGAATGGTTCCGAAAAAGAAAACTGAAGGATGGGCATAGGCCATGTCCTGAGGAATATCTCCTCAAATTGGAACTTAAACGATATTCCAATAACACGGTAAAGGCATATGTCCAATGCTTTGAGGCATTCATTAATTATTATGCCAACTTTGATCCGATCGACATCAATGAAAATGAGATCCGGATGTATCTTCAAAAATTGATACAGGAAGGAAAATCGTCCTCCTACGTAAACCAGGCAATCAACAGCATCAAGTTCTTTTATGAAATGGTCCACGGTATGCCCAACCGCTTCTACACCATAGAGCGGCCAAGAAAAGAAACAAAACTGCCCAAGGTACTTTCCAAGCAAGAGGTCATGGAAATCATCGGAAACACCAACAATCTTAAGCACAAATGTATTGTGGCGCTGCTCTATTCTTCGGGACTTCGAAGGAACGAATTATTAAACCTTAAGGTAACGGATGTAGACAGCAAACGAATGATGGTATGTGTAAGACATGCCAAAGGAAACAAGGACAGGTTTACTGTGCTGAGCAAAGGATTGTTAAAGGACCTTAAGATCTATTATCGTGAATACCGACCAAAGGAATTCCTCTTCGAAGGCGCTAAGGGAGGCAGGTACAGTGCTACCAGTGTATTGAACATTATTGATTCGGCAGCCAAAAGAGCCAGAATCCACAGGAAGGTCTCCCCACATATGCTGCGGCACAGTTTCGCTACCCATTTATTAGAGAACGGCACGGATATCCGGCACATACAACTATTATTGGGCCACAATTCTACAAAGACAACAGAAATTTACACCCATGTAGCGAATAGATCTTTTATGAATATTAAAGATTTGTTAACTTAG
- a CDS encoding LytTR family transcriptional regulator — MKKDNLYLFTFLAISFVVFIIGYFSMVYMEKESNFQLLQFQIDSGKREAREVAELVSSQLDNGLSREVVIRNFQKSIEGTNLENGFVSMLDWSGVGICHPDPQKIGKNNKPEASYIRPLDSAIHAAEFYDLIINLKHRPREDGSAKKTLNSEIIYLYPVKNSDWIIAAHANIDKIQKQIKELKLNFLLIYLLASATISLLALILVRFLGSHYEKALEIKNEKLAEEVLSLTKLNSDLYNLKNQLNNEEKENKIDTEEDNNKIKNRLLTYSKDKLISVRVDEIAFINTEFSLTTITCLDGRKHSSNSSLDELISGLDPLYFFRANRQYIISVKGIYEIFKYGNNQLKIKLNPASSKTIVISKNKVSEFKKWLNY, encoded by the coding sequence TTGAAAAAAGACAATCTTTATCTCTTTACGTTTCTCGCTATATCCTTTGTAGTATTCATTATAGGATACTTTAGTATGGTCTATATGGAAAAGGAAAGCAACTTCCAGCTTTTGCAATTTCAGATCGATTCTGGAAAACGGGAAGCCCGGGAAGTAGCAGAATTAGTGTCGTCCCAATTAGATAACGGTCTTTCCAGGGAAGTGGTTATCCGAAATTTTCAAAAGAGTATTGAAGGCACCAATCTAGAAAACGGTTTTGTTTCTATGCTTGATTGGTCCGGAGTTGGGATCTGCCATCCCGACCCCCAAAAAATAGGCAAAAACAACAAGCCGGAAGCTTCCTATATAAGACCATTAGATAGCGCTATACATGCGGCAGAATTTTATGATCTGATCATTAATTTAAAACATCGTCCTAGAGAAGATGGTTCCGCAAAAAAGACTTTGAATTCTGAGATCATTTATCTCTACCCCGTAAAAAATTCTGATTGGATCATTGCAGCACATGCCAATATAGACAAGATCCAAAAGCAAATTAAAGAACTGAAATTAAATTTCTTACTGATCTACCTGCTCGCTAGTGCTACCATCTCCCTGTTGGCCCTTATTTTGGTTCGTTTTTTAGGAAGTCATTATGAAAAGGCCCTAGAAATTAAAAATGAGAAATTAGCGGAAGAGGTACTGAGCCTCACTAAGCTAAATTCTGACTTGTACAATTTAAAGAATCAATTAAATAATGAAGAAAAGGAAAACAAGATCGATACTGAAGAGGATAACAATAAAATAAAGAATCGGTTGCTCACCTACTCCAAGGACAAGCTTATATCGGTCAGAGTAGATGAAATTGCCTTTATCAATACCGAATTTTCATTAACCACCATAACTTGTTTGGATGGTCGAAAACATTCTAGCAATTCTAGTTTGGACGAATTGATCAGTGGTTTGGACCCCTTGTATTTCTTTAGGGCCAATAGACAATATATAATTTCGGTCAAGGGAATTTATGAAATTTTTAAATATGGAAATAATCAGTTGAAGATTAAATTGAATCCTGCTTCCAGTAAAACTATAGTTATTAGCAAGAACAAGGTTTCTGAGTTTAAAAAATGGCTTAACTATTAA
- a CDS encoding energy transducer TonB: protein MYLKPIALFLLLFTVITEAYSQTDLALNDTIIYDSVDQNPILISDSKYIELENIQEFINANLIYPDTELDCQGKVFISIIIEKDGTVGFKKFDRHLCTPFDEKSMEVVDLMKRWIPGKMNGISVRTRIKLPITWRLE from the coding sequence ATGTATCTTAAACCAATCGCGTTGTTCCTTTTATTATTCACAGTAATAACGGAGGCTTATTCTCAAACCGATTTAGCTTTAAACGACACTATTATTTACGATTCAGTTGACCAGAATCCCATATTAATTTCTGACTCAAAATATATTGAATTAGAAAATATACAGGAATTTATAAATGCCAATTTGATCTACCCTGATACCGAGTTGGATTGCCAAGGAAAAGTATTTATTTCAATAATTATTGAAAAGGACGGCACTGTCGGATTCAAAAAGTTTGATAGGCATCTGTGCACTCCTTTTGACGAAAAATCTATGGAAGTGGTTGACCTAATGAAAAGATGGATCCCAGGTAAAATGAATGGTATTTCCGTTAGAACTAGAATAAAATTACCTATTACATGGCGGTTGGAATAG
- a CDS encoding relaxase/mobilization nuclease domain-containing protein codes for MIARILYRNNVEIVLNYVLGKVDNTILGFQNTYSDTDTNTKFFGRVLYYLGNRHESEKRYVHASLNLPRGEQLDNADFFELSKAYMNHMGYGEQPYMVVRHHDTKHEHVHIVSTTIKEDCLQINLSNDFRRNVATQKYLEKQFGLSPSPEKRAERKLPLNAKPEFRHEDINGVRYYIQDILNNTLQKYKVKDFNELSHLLEKHHIQVKTVNHSGRVGVSYGIEVQDGYRSRFINGYTVHPQLSGPKLQKVFEHNQSSKLLPMVKKRLEKQLRTTYGLFRTINPEHLPDILRSHQNLDCRLAYDAQGQVVDFSIYDKTGYVLKSGDIAIDIGILQNPRLFESEYTQMYAESEQLELELQRCIKEAYRSSYQDSWNRTLFSEHIEKMSIKIIVTEMARSERFKFIKKYLHTDNRNLGNLIQAQFDIIKDKLYGTESIREEGELQVKAGLIIQAIDQQLFDIPEQREVLFELMHSLGANYYNGILTFADSYRHKVELDIGHESLPNQKEFYASPGFIRENQKVVDGLLNDKTAKEIGLMPTSIFLPLMFPNLYGAMAPLYRERFERLALKAYHKYAERIQVSFEKSPNDYMEFFNAKGFYFEKQEGKLCIGSIYSKYPVSVPLAQKTQTYLESLSNLNKTLDNQVKILDDIRTDGRDNLKNLWSGYLLERGQYKKAAYLFVLDGVRPNLPMKIVEHHMENGFKETLVAVSKKQIDARRARLIKRGVFALGNLLGGKNAKEEEVFNGFKDELTDYSKYKGRGLSI; via the coding sequence ATGATAGCAAGGATTCTTTATCGCAACAATGTAGAAATTGTGCTAAACTATGTTTTGGGTAAGGTAGATAATACCATACTCGGCTTCCAGAACACCTATTCCGATACGGATACCAATACTAAGTTTTTTGGAAGGGTCCTCTACTATCTCGGCAATCGCCACGAATCCGAAAAACGTTACGTACATGCCAGCCTCAATCTTCCCCGAGGCGAACAATTGGACAACGCTGATTTTTTCGAACTGTCCAAAGCATACATGAACCACATGGGGTATGGTGAGCAGCCTTATATGGTGGTCCGCCATCACGATACCAAGCACGAACATGTCCATATCGTCTCGACTACCATTAAAGAGGATTGTCTTCAAATAAACCTTTCCAATGATTTTAGAAGGAACGTGGCCACCCAGAAATATCTGGAAAAACAGTTTGGTCTTTCTCCCTCTCCAGAAAAAAGAGCAGAGAGGAAACTTCCCTTAAACGCAAAACCAGAGTTTAGGCATGAGGACATCAACGGGGTCCGCTATTATATTCAGGATATCTTAAATAACACTTTACAGAAATATAAGGTGAAGGACTTTAATGAACTTTCCCATTTATTGGAGAAACACCACATCCAAGTAAAAACCGTAAACCATTCTGGCAGGGTAGGGGTATCGTATGGAATCGAAGTACAAGATGGCTACAGATCGAGGTTTATCAACGGGTATACCGTTCATCCACAATTGTCCGGACCAAAATTGCAAAAGGTCTTTGAGCACAACCAAAGTTCAAAATTGTTGCCCATGGTCAAAAAACGGTTGGAAAAGCAATTGCGTACTACCTATGGACTTTTTAGGACCATCAATCCCGAACACCTTCCCGATATTCTAAGATCCCACCAAAATCTGGACTGCAGGCTAGCATACGATGCACAGGGACAGGTGGTGGATTTTAGCATTTATGATAAAACGGGCTATGTCCTGAAGAGCGGTGACATAGCGATAGACATTGGAATCCTTCAAAACCCCCGATTGTTCGAAAGCGAGTACACCCAGATGTATGCGGAGAGTGAACAGTTGGAACTGGAACTTCAGCGGTGTATCAAGGAAGCCTATCGGAGCAGCTATCAGGATTCGTGGAACAGGACCCTTTTCTCGGAACATATCGAAAAAATGTCCATAAAAATCATTGTAACGGAAATGGCCAGATCGGAACGTTTCAAGTTTATTAAGAAGTACCTTCATACGGACAATCGAAACCTGGGCAATCTGATTCAGGCGCAATTCGATATTATAAAGGACAAGCTTTATGGTACGGAATCCATAAGGGAAGAAGGGGAATTGCAGGTAAAGGCGGGACTTATAATACAGGCCATTGACCAACAGCTTTTTGATATACCAGAGCAAAGGGAAGTCCTTTTTGAGCTTATGCATAGCCTTGGTGCCAATTATTACAATGGCATCCTGACCTTTGCGGATTCCTATCGACACAAGGTCGAGCTAGATATAGGCCACGAGTCTTTACCTAACCAAAAGGAATTTTATGCCTCACCGGGCTTTATCAGGGAGAACCAAAAAGTAGTGGACGGACTGCTGAACGACAAAACGGCCAAGGAAATCGGCCTTATGCCAACCTCTATATTCCTGCCATTGATGTTCCCGAACCTTTATGGGGCCATGGCGCCGTTATACAGGGAACGGTTTGAACGGTTGGCTCTAAAGGCCTACCATAAATATGCCGAACGAATACAGGTATCCTTTGAAAAATCTCCGAACGACTATATGGAGTTTTTCAATGCCAAAGGCTTTTATTTTGAGAAACAGGAAGGGAAACTGTGCATCGGTTCGATATATTCCAAGTATCCGGTCAGTGTTCCGCTTGCGCAAAAAACGCAGACTTATCTAGAATCATTGAGCAACCTGAACAAGACCTTGGATAATCAAGTTAAAATCTTAGATGATATTAGAACCGATGGGCGGGACAATTTGAAAAATCTCTGGTCAGGATATTTATTGGAGAGAGGACAATATAAAAAGGCCGCTTATTTGTTTGTATTGGACGGGGTAAGGCCCAATCTACCTATGAAGATAGTGGAACACCATATGGAGAACGGATTCAAGGAAACGCTAGTTGCCGTTTCCAAAAAACAGATAGATGCCAGACGGGCACGTCTCATTAAACGAGGTGTCTTTGCCCTGGGCAACCTCTTGGGAGGCAAAAATGCCAAAGAGGAAGAAGTTTTCAACGGCTTCAAGGACGAACTTACGGATTACTCTAAGTACAAGGGTAGGGGACTTTCGATTTAG
- a CDS encoding FRG domain-containing protein — MKEIKIKSLDEIHTLLSKYRKSSIFKFRGQSDSSWELIPKAGRKGFDKVSDQEVFLHWKRRAMSYLKRENYTEWELMAIAQHTGLPTRFLDWTHLPTVALFFAAYENQDRDAALFVYKPNTNIRHQDHNPFEIDRSISMYLPSAASERVANQYGHFSVHKNPKTALNDKTKDGLLIKVIIPSELKVEIVHMLNQYGINYLNLFPDLEGLSKHLTWFVQNYDYWDKNFKDEEID, encoded by the coding sequence TTGAAAGAAATAAAAATTAAATCTTTAGACGAAATTCACACATTATTATCGAAATATAGAAAAAGCAGTATTTTCAAATTTCGAGGTCAAAGTGACTCATCGTGGGAATTAATTCCGAAAGCTGGTAGAAAAGGATTTGATAAGGTATCTGACCAAGAAGTGTTTCTTCATTGGAAAAGAAGAGCAATGTCTTATTTAAAGAGAGAAAATTATACAGAATGGGAACTTATGGCCATTGCTCAACACACAGGTCTTCCAACTCGATTTTTGGATTGGACACATTTGCCCACAGTTGCTTTGTTCTTTGCTGCTTATGAAAATCAAGACAGAGATGCAGCCCTTTTTGTTTACAAACCAAATACTAATATTAGACATCAAGACCACAATCCATTCGAAATTGATAGGTCGATATCAATGTACCTGCCAAGTGCAGCTTCTGAACGAGTTGCTAACCAGTATGGTCATTTTTCAGTTCATAAGAATCCAAAAACCGCGTTAAATGATAAAACAAAAGATGGACTTTTAATTAAAGTAATAATACCGTCAGAGTTAAAAGTTGAGATTGTTCATATGCTAAATCAATACGGAATTAATTATCTGAATCTCTTTCCTGATTTAGAAGGATTATCTAAACATTTAACTTGGTTTGTACAGAATTACGACTATTGGGATAAAAATTTTAAAGACGAAGAAATAGATTAA